In the Candidatus Woesearchaeota archaeon genome, TGTTCGTGCGTTGTATGGATACAGGCATTCTACAGGATGTTGGGCTTACCACCAATGAAGCAAAGGTTTACTGTGCATTACTGAAACTAGGCTCTGCATCAGTTAATGAAATTACCCGTAAATCTGGTGTTCATCGCGTAAATGTCTATGATGTCCTTGAGCGATTACTGTTGAAGGGACTTATCGGCTCTATTATTGTTGCAAATAAGCGACACTATGAAGCAGCAAACCCTTCAGAGTTGCTCAAGCTCCTTGAGGCAAAAGAGCAGCGGTTGCGTACATCCTTGCCATCACTACATGAATTGTACAACTCACGAAGAGAAAAAGAAGAAGTCCATTGTTTTAAAGGTCCTAATGGTGTTATGACAGCCTATTTCATGATGCTTGATCAAGGCAAGACTATCTATGCCATTGGAGCATCTGGGCTTAACCGGAAGTATCTCAAGCACCGCCATATCCAGTGGGATAAAGAGCGGATCACGCGAGGGATCCATGTTAAGGCTCTTTATTATGAATCAGCGCGCAAGGAGAAAAAAGAAGCTCAAGAGCAGCTCTGGCAAAACCGCTTCTTGCCAGATACGTTTAAAAGTCCTGCTATGGTTGATGTTTCTGGTGATATTGTGGTTATCCTTCTTGCCACTGAAACCATTTTAGCAATTGTCATAGAGAACAAGCACATTGCAGACACCTATCGCACGTACTTTGACTTTATGTGGCAATTTGCTAAGGATTAATCTACATAATCATGGGTATATCTTTTTAAAGAGCATCTTCTTTCTTAATGATACACCGCCTACCTTGAATAGGGTTGTGATAAATTATGGCTCCAAACCTTAACACTGTCTGTTTATCTGAGCAAGAACGAGCAGAACGCTTTTTTGATCTACAGCGGCTTCTCCTCATACCTCTTGTTGGTGAAGAACGTGCACGAGATGCACAGGATTATTATACTGCTGGTGGACCAACCGGAGTTCTGGAAGGATTAACGGCAAAACCCTTTGCCGAAGCTTATTTTGTTGCTCATGCCCTTTTAGGACTACTTGCAGAACGGTTGGAGAGCTATTATGTGCCTGTTCCTTCTCGCGAAAAAAAGAATACTGAAGAGAATCCTGGTCATGTAGCAGGTAGGCAGGCACTTCTTGATCTCCATCATTACTTTAATCCTGAGGTTCTCTATTCTGCCATTACGTATCCTCTCTACATAGAAGATCTCATGAGATTACCTCCTCCGAATACTTGTCCTCATATTTCTTCAGATACTCTTGACACTAAAGCAAATCTGTTTGTGCTTCGAAGAAACGTTGTTGCTCCGGAGGAAGCTCGTGCATTACTTGAGCGTACACAAGCTGTACAACACGTTCTATCGTACTCAAGAGAATTCTATGTCCCTAAGAAAGGCACACACCCTTGGAAAGGTCTTCTCGCAACTGTCGAGGAACTCATGCTTAAGCTTGATCCTGAACTTGCTGTTGATTTTGCCCAGAGAGGAAGCATAGAGAGATACACAAATGCTGATCCTGAGGGTTATCATCCCCGAGGATTGTATGTCACAGGGCCAGAAGGAACTTGTATTGTTCTTTCAAACATACGATCACCAGATCCTTCTTCACCGTTGATTGGTAGGCCTGTCGTATACCGTATCGATGAAGACAGTTTGGGACTCACGGGAAAACTGATTGCTGTTCAATAATTCAGGTAAGACTCTTCTGACTATGTATTGTTCCTGTTGTATTGTTTTGCCAGCGAAATCTTCATAAGTACCTTACTTATTTCCATCAAGACAAAACCAGAAAAAGACACACTGAGGATTTTGAGCCAATCAAGAGGGGATAGGGCAACGGTATCAAATATTGCTTGCAATGGTTCCCAATAGATGACGCTAACTTGCAATAGCACTGCTAAGCAAACCGCGCTCAGTAACCACCTATTTGAAAAAGGATTAAGATGCTTCAGCGAAGGGTACAGTGTTCTACTGCTCATCACTGCGAACATTTGAAACATCACCAGGGTTGTAAAGGCAACGGTTTGCGCCTTACTCAGATTGGCATCCTTATAAGTGACAAAGAGCAAGAGGGTACCTATGCCCATGATGAAACCAAAAATGATTATCATGAGCATTATATTTTTAGTGAGTGGACTCTCTTTTGGATCTCTGGGAGGCCTTTTCATAATTCCCTTTTCGCTCGATTCAAACCCCAAACCTAATGCAGGAAAATTATCAGTAAGCATGTTCATCAACAACAACTGGAGAGGGAGTATGGGAAGGGGAAATCCGAGAAGAATGGCTATGAAAACCGAGGTTATTTCACCAAGGTTGCAGGATAAAAAAAACTTTGTTGATTTAATGAGTTTATCATAAATATTTCTTCCTTCCTCAATGGCATTAACGATAGTAGCAAAGTTATCATCGACAAGGGTGGCTTTCGAAACTTCTTTGGCAACATCGGTTCCAGTTATCCCCATAGAGATTCCTATATCCGCTTTTTTTAATGCAGGCGCATCATTTACTCCGTCACCGGTCATGGCAACGATATGACCGTTTTTTTGAAGCGCATCCACAATCCTCATTTTTTGTAGAGGCAATGCTCTCGCAATAATCGTTACGTTATCTATTTTTTTTGCAAGTTCACTCTCACTTATTGTTTCAAGATCTTCACCCGTCAATATGATATCTCCTTCGCTAAATAACCCAATTTGCTGAGCAATTGCTTTTGTTGTCAAGGCATGATCTCCGGTTATAATCATTACCTTTATTCCAGCTTCCTTGCATCTTTCAATAGCAGGCTTAACTTCATCACGTGGAGGATCAATCATACCTACAAGCCCCACAAAGATCAGATCTTTTTCAACGGCCTGTAGTTCATACTTTTCAGAATTTTTTTTAGGTTCCGGCATCTCTTTGTAAGCAAGTCCAAGCACTCTCAGGGCATTTTTTGCAAAAGAATTATTTATTTGAAGGATCTGCTCCTTTTCTTTTTCAGTAAACTTTTTTATCTTGTTATTTTCAATTACCTTATCACAAACCCTGAGCAGAAGATCTGGAGCGCCTTTGACATATGCTTCTCTTTTTTTTGATTGTTTGTTGGTGACAATCACTGACATCCTTTTCCTTTCTGAATCAAAGGGCAATTCTTCAATAACAGCAAAGTTCTTTTTCAATTGATTATCCTTAACATTGGCTTTCCTGGCAAGAACGATTAACGAGCCTTCGGTAGGATCTCCATGAATCTCGAATCTTCCCTTATGTTCCTCATGTTCAATCAGTTTTGCATTATTACAAATAGAACCGATTCTACATAGAAGTTCAAGTGTTGCAGGATTTATTTTTTTTCCATCAACGAGAAAATCTCCGGTTGGATCATAACCTGAACCCGTTACTGTGATCCTTTTATGATCGTACCAGAGATTTGTTACGGTCATTTGATTTTTGGTAATTGTTCCTGTTTTATCTGAACAAATAATTGTTGCAGATCCGAGTCCTTCGGCAGCAGGAAGTTTTTTGATAAGCATATTTTTTTTAGCAAGTTCTTTTGTTCCCATGGTTAGCCCAACCGTTACCACGAGTGGTAGGGAATTAGGAATGGTAGAAACCGTTAATGCGAGAGAGAGTAAGACCAGTTCAGCAATGGGTATTTCTCTGAATATCCCGCTTATCATAACTATTATTACCAGAGCAACACAGATGATTCCTATTTGTTTGGTTAAGCGGGTAAATTTAATCTGTAAGGGAGTTTCAATCTCTTTTGTTGTTTCTAAACTAGCAGCAATTTTACCAAATTCTGTTTGCATACCTGTGTTCGTAACAATACTCTTTCCTTTTCCATAGGTAACAATAGTTCCCATGAAGGCCATATTCTCTTGGTCAGCAACTGAAGTGCCTTCTTTGAATGGCTCGGTTATCTTTTTTGAAGGAACTGACTCTCCGGTAAGTGATGCTTCATCGATCTGGAGGCTTGATATTTCAATGAGCCGAGAATCCGCTGCAACAATATCTCCTGCCTCAAGGAGAAGAATATCTCCGGGAACAAGCTCTCGTGTGGGAATCTTTTGTTCTTTTCCATTGCGTAAGACTCGAGCTGTTGGTGCAGAAATCTTCTTTAATGCTTCAAGGGCTTTTTCTGTCCTATATTCTTGGATAAATCCAAGAATAACATTAATCATAACTATGGTGAATATTGCTATTGATTCAACGATCTCCTGGAGGAATAACGACAAAAGACCGGCAAACAATAAGAGTAAAATAAGGGGATCTTTAAACTGATTTATGAACATCTTGAGAGCAATAAACTTCTTTTCTCTCGGCAGTTCATTATAGCCAACCTCTTGCAATCGTTCTTCAGTCTCTTTTTTCGTTAAACCATTCTCAGAGCTTTTTAGTGACGCAATTACTTCCTGTGTAGGTATGGCATAATAACTTTTCATCGGAAACATGACACTACTCCAGAAAAGGCAAGTTAATAAAGCTTACGTTACCGCGCCCTAACAGAAATTATTCATTATCTTTTCACAAAAACATCAAAGGTTGGATAGACAATGCCGTCCATTTCATGGCTATGACTCGTTCTCACCATATGAGTAAGGGTCAGAGGAATTTCATCCCTATGTTCTGCATAGGTATTCAGCAATAATCTTGCTCCTGGTTTTCCCTTACCATACATGAGCGTGGCAACCTTATCAACATTGGTGTCATCATAATTAAAAAAACAGTCAACAAGCCCTACTCTTGTTCTCAGACCTCGGATACCATCGGTTGTGGTATAATCTCCATTCGTTATATGAACTGCCCGTTCTAACCCCGGGATAATGTTCTCTACTATTCGCACAATACCCAAACACTCTCGATATCCTTCACCATCGATTTCAATACCTTCTGCTCGGTAACCCAAAAGATGAGCAAGCACAACCACCCGTCCGTCAAAGCAGCCAAGGTCCAGCAAGGAAGGTGATCTATTACCTCCAAAATCAGTTGCAAAATATTTTCTGAAGCGTAATAATGCTTCTGCCACATCATCAATGTGACTAGAGGTAACGCCCCTCACGCCATCTGAGGTTCTCACCGGACGAGTTTGCAATCCCATAGTTCTTCTCCTTTGATCAACAAGGCGATAAAAGTCAATGACATCCGTCCATGTATCATGATCGTAATTGACGACAACACGGTCTACGCTCTCATCGATTATGGGAATAGGTGGCTCTAACTGACCTCTCCTCTGTCTTTCTGCCAGCAATTCATGAATAGGAGTTGCTGCATAGGTTCTGACTCTCCTTAACCTCTCCTCAGCACGAGCCTGTGCCGTCAAATTATAAAGATTCTGGGTCATTTTTTTGAAACCTTTGTTTTCCTATCAAAGATCATAGTCTGTTGGTTGTATTCATTAAGTCTGCTGTTGTTGATAGAGTTCTCGCATTGCCTTAAGTCCTGTGCTAATTGCTCGATCTACTGCAGGACCATAATCCTCTAAGAATGTTCCTCGAGGTCTATTGGCAATGACCGGACAGATTGTTCCGACTCTATACCCCATTTGTGCTGCCAAATGAAAGAGTAAACTAGATTCCATTTCAAAATTAACCACTCGTTGTCCATCAACATGAAGGGTTGCTACATGCTCTTGAAGTCGTGGTATGGTGATGGTAAGACCAGGAATCTCTCTTCCTTGTGGAGCAA is a window encoding:
- a CDS encoding cation-translocating P-type ATPase — protein: MFPMKSYYAIPTQEVIASLKSSENGLTKKETEERLQEVGYNELPREKKFIALKMFINQFKDPLILLLLFAGLLSLFLQEIVESIAIFTIVMINVILGFIQEYRTEKALEALKKISAPTARVLRNGKEQKIPTRELVPGDILLLEAGDIVAADSRLIEISSLQIDEASLTGESVPSKKITEPFKEGTSVADQENMAFMGTIVTYGKGKSIVTNTGMQTEFGKIAASLETTKEIETPLQIKFTRLTKQIGIICVALVIIVMISGIFREIPIAELVLLSLALTVSTIPNSLPLVVTVGLTMGTKELAKKNMLIKKLPAAEGLGSATIICSDKTGTITKNQMTVTNLWYDHKRITVTGSGYDPTGDFLVDGKKINPATLELLCRIGSICNNAKLIEHEEHKGRFEIHGDPTEGSLIVLARKANVKDNQLKKNFAVIEELPFDSERKRMSVIVTNKQSKKREAYVKGAPDLLLRVCDKVIENNKIKKFTEKEKEQILQINNSFAKNALRVLGLAYKEMPEPKKNSEKYELQAVEKDLIFVGLVGMIDPPRDEVKPAIERCKEAGIKVMIITGDHALTTKAIAQQIGLFSEGDIILTGEDLETISESELAKKIDNVTIIARALPLQKMRIVDALQKNGHIVAMTGDGVNDAPALKKADIGISMGITGTDVAKEVSKATLVDDNFATIVNAIEEGRNIYDKLIKSTKFFLSCNLGEITSVFIAILLGFPLPILPLQLLLMNMLTDNFPALGLGFESSEKGIMKRPPRDPKESPLTKNIMLMIIIFGFIMGIGTLLLFVTYKDANLSKAQTVAFTTLVMFQMFAVMSSRTLYPSLKHLNPFSNRWLLSAVCLAVLLQVSVIYWEPLQAIFDTVALSPLDWLKILSVSFSGFVLMEISKVLMKISLAKQYNRNNT
- a CDS encoding TrmB family transcriptional regulator; the encoded protein is MDTGILQDVGLTTNEAKVYCALLKLGSASVNEITRKSGVHRVNVYDVLERLLLKGLIGSIIVANKRHYEAANPSELLKLLEAKEQRLRTSLPSLHELYNSRREKEEVHCFKGPNGVMTAYFMMLDQGKTIYAIGASGLNRKYLKHRHIQWDKERITRGIHVKALYYESARKEKKEAQEQLWQNRFLPDTFKSPAMVDVSGDIVVILLATETILAIVIENKHIADTYRTYFDFMWQFAKD